The uncultured Flavobacterium sp. genome has a window encoding:
- a CDS encoding GMP reductase, whose protein sequence is MRIETDLKLGFKDVMIRPKRSTLKSRSEVSLDRSFKFLHSTTIWTGIPIMAANMDTVGTFEMAEVLAKEKLFTAIHKHYSLQEWNDFLKKVTPDFYNYIAISTGTGKEDFAKIGQIITANPLLKFICIDVANGYSEHFVQFLKQTRKQYPDKVIIAGNVVTGEMVEELLLAGADIVKVGIGPGSVCTTRVKTGVGYPQLSAIIECADAAHGLGGHIISDGGCSTPGDVAKAFGAGSDFVMLGGMLAGHNESGGELIEVNGEKYKQFYGMSSTTAMDKHVGGVAEYRASEGKTVQVPFKGKAINTVLDILGGLRSTCTYVGASRLKELTKRTTFIRVSEQENQIFTK, encoded by the coding sequence ATGAGAATAGAAACTGATCTGAAATTAGGGTTTAAAGACGTAATGATTCGACCAAAAAGATCAACGCTCAAAAGCAGATCTGAAGTCTCTTTAGATCGAAGTTTTAAATTTTTGCACAGTACCACAATCTGGACAGGAATCCCAATTATGGCGGCTAATATGGATACCGTTGGTACTTTTGAAATGGCTGAAGTTCTTGCAAAAGAAAAACTTTTTACAGCCATTCATAAACACTATTCTTTACAGGAATGGAATGATTTCCTGAAGAAAGTAACGCCGGATTTCTACAATTATATTGCAATTAGCACCGGAACCGGAAAAGAAGATTTTGCCAAAATAGGTCAAATTATAACCGCAAATCCGTTACTGAAATTTATCTGTATTGATGTTGCAAACGGCTATTCAGAACATTTTGTACAGTTTTTAAAACAAACCCGAAAACAATATCCAGACAAAGTTATCATTGCTGGAAATGTAGTTACGGGTGAAATGGTCGAAGAGCTTTTATTGGCTGGTGCCGATATTGTAAAAGTCGGAATTGGGCCGGGTTCAGTTTGCACTACACGTGTAAAAACGGGAGTAGGTTATCCGCAGCTTTCGGCTATTATCGAATGTGCAGATGCCGCTCACGGTTTAGGCGGACACATTATCAGTGATGGTGGCTGCAGTACTCCGGGAGATGTTGCAAAAGCTTTTGGAGCAGGTTCAGATTTTGTAATGTTGGGCGGAATGCTGGCCGGACATAATGAAAGCGGAGGAGAATTGATCGAAGTTAACGGCGAAAAATACAAACAATTTTACGGAATGAGCTCCACAACTGCCATGGATAAACATGTTGGTGGCGTTGCAGAATACAGAGCAAGCGAAGGAAAAACAGTTCAGGTTCCTTTTAAAGGAAAAGCAATCAATACAGTATTGGATATTCTGGGAGGTTTAAGAAGTACTTGTACTTATGTAGGCGCTTCGCGATTGAAAGAGCTCACCAAACGAACCACCTTTATAAGAGTAAGCGAACAGGAGAATCAAATTTTTACTAAATAA
- a CDS encoding tRNA-(ms[2]io[6]A)-hydroxylase, whose amino-acid sequence MGVLRLQLPTDPRWVNIVEKNIEEILTDHAWCEQKAATNAITIITNNSEHQDLVKDLLALAKEEIDHFEQVHNIIIKRGLKLGRERKDDYVNELYLYMKKSGDGSRVSGLVERLLFSAMIEARSCERFKVLSENIQDEELAVFYRDLMESEAGHYTTFITYARKYGVGIDVEKRWREWLAYEESIITNYGKGETIHG is encoded by the coding sequence ATGGGCGTATTAAGATTACAATTACCAACAGATCCAAGATGGGTAAATATTGTAGAAAAAAATATTGAAGAAATCTTGACAGATCACGCTTGGTGTGAGCAAAAGGCAGCAACAAACGCAATTACTATTATCACCAATAACTCAGAACATCAGGATTTGGTCAAAGATTTATTGGCTTTAGCCAAAGAAGAAATCGATCATTTTGAGCAAGTTCACAATATCATTATCAAAAGAGGATTAAAACTAGGACGCGAGCGCAAAGACGATTATGTAAATGAATTGTATTTATATATGAAAAAAAGCGGCGACGGAAGCAGAGTTTCAGGTTTGGTCGAAAGATTATTGTTTTCGGCTATGATTGAAGCCAGAAGTTGTGAGCGTTTTAAAGTTTTATCTGAGAATATTCAAGACGAAGAATTAGCTGTTTTCTACAGAGATTTAATGGAAAGCGAAGCAGGACATTACACCACTTTTATCACCTACGCCAGAAAATACGGAGTGGGAATAGACGTCGAAAAGCGATGGAGAGAATGGCTTGCCTACGAAGAATCAATCATCACAAACTACGGAAAAGGCGAAACGATTCACGGGTAA
- the glyA gene encoding serine hydroxymethyltransferase: MQRDEQIFDLILEEQDRQIHGLELIASENFVSDEVMEAAGSVLTNKYAEGYPGKRYYGGCEVVDVIEQIAIDRAKELFGAEYANVQPHSGSQANTAVYHACLNPGDTILGFDLSHGGHLTHGSPVNFSGRLYKPVFYGVDAETGRLDYDKIQEIATKEQPKLIIAGASAYSRDMDFARFRQIADSVGAILFADISHPAGLIAKGLMNDPIPHCHIVSTTTHKTLRGPRGGLILMGKDFENPQGLKTPKGEIRMMSSLLDLAVFPGNQGGPLMHIIAAKAVAFGEALQDEFFTYAMQLKKNANAMADAFVKRGYNIISGGTDNHMMLIDLRNKNISGKEAENALVKAEITVNKNMVPFDDKSPFVTSGIRVGTAAITTRGLVEEDMETIVALIDKVLADHTNEAVIEEVANEVNEMMSERPIFVF; encoded by the coding sequence ATGCAACGCGACGAACAAATTTTTGACCTTATACTAGAGGAACAAGACAGACAAATTCACGGATTAGAACTTATCGCTTCAGAGAATTTTGTAAGTGATGAGGTAATGGAAGCAGCTGGTTCTGTTTTAACTAATAAATATGCTGAGGGGTATCCTGGCAAAAGATACTACGGCGGTTGCGAAGTAGTAGACGTTATTGAGCAAATAGCAATTGACAGAGCCAAAGAATTATTTGGTGCTGAATATGCAAACGTACAGCCTCACTCAGGTTCTCAGGCAAATACTGCAGTTTACCACGCATGTTTAAATCCTGGTGATACTATTTTAGGTTTCGATTTATCTCACGGTGGTCACTTAACTCATGGTTCTCCGGTAAACTTTTCAGGTCGTTTATACAAACCAGTTTTTTATGGTGTAGATGCTGAAACAGGTCGTTTAGATTATGATAAAATTCAGGAAATTGCAACTAAAGAGCAACCAAAATTAATCATTGCAGGAGCATCAGCTTACTCTCGTGATATGGATTTTGCACGTTTCAGACAAATTGCTGACAGCGTGGGAGCGATCTTATTTGCTGATATTTCACACCCTGCAGGTCTTATTGCAAAAGGATTGATGAATGATCCAATTCCACATTGTCATATTGTTTCTACAACAACACACAAAACTTTACGTGGGCCACGCGGAGGTTTGATTTTGATGGGGAAAGATTTTGAAAACCCACAAGGATTGAAAACTCCAAAAGGAGAAATCAGAATGATGTCTTCATTATTAGATCTTGCTGTTTTCCCAGGAAACCAAGGAGGACCTTTAATGCACATTATCGCTGCAAAAGCAGTAGCTTTTGGTGAAGCTCTTCAAGATGAGTTCTTTACTTATGCTATGCAATTAAAGAAAAATGCAAACGCTATGGCTGATGCATTTGTAAAAAGAGGATACAATATTATCTCTGGCGGAACTGATAATCACATGATGCTTATTGACTTAAGAAATAAAAATATTTCTGGTAAAGAAGCTGAAAATGCATTAGTAAAAGCAGAAATTACAGTAAATAAAAACATGGTTCCATTTGATGATAAATCACCATTTGTAACTTCTGGAATTCGTGTAGGAACAGCTGCAATCACAACTCGTGGTTTAGTTGAAGAAGATATGGAAACAATTGTAGCTTTAATCGATAAAGTATTAGCTGATCACACAAATGAAGCAGTTATCGAAGAAGTAGCAAATGAAGTAAACGAAATGATGAGTGAAAGACCAATTTTCGTATTCTAA
- a CDS encoding BamA/TamA family outer membrane protein — MVNFLKNNYFQCKCAIFGFLFFLPLGSIAQAELSNPGLCPPKTILEIFKKPDSTLVAKPVKNNFFLVIPAIGSQPATGFFFGGVAQYTFKGKQKGDKYSIANLGITYTTKDQWLINVKNNILLRDNRIFLSGDYRLYIFSQPNYGLGTDIIPHHSKEAGFSVDSIAQPMDYNYFKFHQTVSFEVAKNFYVGGGINLDWYSSIKDEDLDVENGKFTYHYNYSQKYGFSDLEYFLNGMSLNLVFDSRDNQINATHGSFANINYRFNPVLFNNQEYSNVLYAEYRGFFPLSSKNKRYILAFWTYGQFVTRGKVPYLNLPAIGWDQRSRSGEGYTQGLFRGNGLVYFSTEFRFPITCNQMLGGTVFTNFVTASNTDTNTALFSSIQPAVGVGLRILIDKKTRTNLIVDYAWGNNSKGFYLNAGETF; from the coding sequence ATGGTCAATTTTTTAAAGAATAATTATTTTCAATGTAAATGTGCAATCTTCGGATTTCTCTTTTTTCTTCCGTTAGGTTCGATTGCACAAGCAGAATTGAGCAATCCTGGATTATGCCCGCCTAAAACAATACTGGAAATCTTTAAAAAACCCGATTCTACTTTAGTTGCTAAACCCGTAAAAAATAATTTTTTCTTAGTTATTCCCGCTATTGGTTCTCAGCCTGCAACGGGATTCTTTTTTGGCGGAGTTGCTCAATATACTTTCAAAGGAAAACAAAAGGGTGACAAATATTCTATCGCTAATCTGGGGATTACTTACACGACCAAAGACCAATGGCTTATTAATGTTAAGAATAATATACTGCTAAGAGACAACAGGATTTTTTTAAGTGGCGATTACAGATTGTATATTTTCTCGCAGCCCAATTATGGTTTAGGAACAGATATTATTCCGCATCATAGCAAAGAAGCAGGATTTAGTGTAGACTCTATTGCACAACCAATGGATTATAATTATTTCAAATTTCACCAGACCGTTTCGTTTGAAGTAGCTAAGAATTTTTATGTTGGCGGCGGAATAAATCTTGATTGGTATTCGAGCATAAAAGACGAGGATTTAGATGTAGAAAACGGGAAATTTACCTATCATTATAACTACAGTCAGAAATACGGATTTAGTGATTTAGAGTATTTTTTAAACGGTATGAGTCTTAATTTAGTTTTTGATTCAAGAGACAATCAGATAAATGCTACTCATGGTTCGTTTGCTAATATTAATTATCGTTTTAATCCTGTTTTATTTAATAATCAGGAATATAGTAATGTTTTGTATGCAGAATATCGAGGTTTTTTTCCTCTTTCGAGTAAAAACAAAAGATATATATTAGCATTCTGGACTTACGGACAATTTGTAACCAGAGGAAAAGTCCCATACTTAAATTTGCCTGCCATTGGTTGGGATCAGCGTAGTCGAAGTGGAGAAGGTTATACGCAGGGATTGTTTAGAGGGAATGGATTAGTTTATTTTTCTACAGAATTCAGGTTTCCAATTACCTGCAATCAAATGTTAGGCGGAACTGTTTTTACAAATTTTGTAACCGCAAGCAATACCGATACAAATACAGCCCTTTTTAGCTCGATTCAGCCCGCTGTGGGCGTTGGTTTGCGTATTTTAATTGATAAAAAAACACGAACCAATTTAATTGTTGATTATGCTTGGGGAAACAATTCGAAAGGATTTTACCTGAATGCCGGAGAGACCTTTTAA
- a CDS encoding outer membrane beta-barrel protein: MKQYGLLLVVFLSAIGMHAQDARSFSLNLYGSYNFSDNIDFGGYSSDVKESFQYGAGFEYFISDNNSIELKYLRANAKMPFYGPAGDQLNIGNDKGALNYILADGTHYFDLGSNLLPYLGGGLGVGIIETPQAGSKTCFAWNIKGGVKIKTASVVSVNINAYLESMSKGVGNSYYWTYYGPVGVENYVSTYQFGLGATLSFNFKK, from the coding sequence ATGAAACAGTATGGTTTATTACTAGTTGTTTTTCTATCAGCCATTGGAATGCATGCTCAAGATGCAAGATCTTTTTCTCTAAACTTATATGGTAGTTACAATTTTTCGGACAACATCGATTTTGGTGGTTATTCTTCTGATGTTAAAGAATCATTTCAATACGGAGCAGGATTTGAGTACTTTATATCAGATAATAATTCAATTGAATTAAAATATTTAAGAGCAAATGCTAAAATGCCATTTTATGGTCCTGCAGGAGATCAACTTAATATTGGAAATGATAAAGGAGCTTTAAATTATATTCTTGCCGATGGAACACATTATTTTGATTTAGGTTCAAACCTGCTGCCTTATTTAGGAGGTGGATTAGGAGTTGGTATTATTGAAACACCTCAGGCAGGAAGTAAAACTTGTTTTGCATGGAATATTAAAGGTGGTGTAAAAATAAAAACAGCTTCAGTAGTATCTGTAAACATCAATGCCTACCTTGAATCAATGTCAAAAGGAGTTGGTAATAGTTATTACTGGACTTATTATGGACCGGTTGGAGTTGAGAATTATGTAAGTACTTACCAATTTGGGTTAGGAGCAACATTAAGTTTTAATTTTAAAAAATAG
- a CDS encoding GNAT family N-acetyltransferase, whose product MITISEATITDIKQIQNIVNITWPITYGEILSKEQLDYMLGLFYSDEALTEQYDKKVQLFYMIYEEENNIGFIGIEHNYKGEALTKIHKIYLFPETQGKGIGKKVMDEIGDLALENNSTALSLNVNRFNSALGFYKKIGFEIKEEVDIEIGNGYLMEDYVMEKKL is encoded by the coding sequence ATGATTACAATTTCAGAAGCAACTATAACAGACATTAAACAAATTCAGAATATAGTAAATATTACATGGCCAATTACTTACGGTGAAATTTTGTCAAAAGAACAATTAGATTATATGTTGGGTCTTTTTTATTCTGATGAAGCCTTAACCGAGCAATATGACAAAAAAGTACAATTATTTTATATGATTTACGAAGAAGAAAACAATATTGGATTTATCGGAATTGAGCATAATTACAAAGGAGAAGCTTTAACCAAAATTCATAAAATTTATCTTTTTCCGGAAACCCAAGGAAAAGGAATTGGGAAAAAAGTTATGGATGAAATTGGAGATTTAGCTTTAGAAAACAACTCTACAGCTTTATCATTAAACGTAAACCGATTTAATTCGGCTTTAGGATTTTATAAAAAAATAGGTTTTGAAATTAAAGAAGAAGTTGATATTGAAATCGGGAATGGCTATTTGATGGAAGATTATGTTATGGAGAAAAAGTTATAA
- a CDS encoding DUF6090 family protein: MAELEVIKHTKKMHKIATNKEHTFLEKVKEIGLEIFIIVFAVSLSIWLHGWSEHKHEQEQVKKFLIGLRSDIKGDVADSKAIVKQYQDFGKTYEYLSTLDKNKPYEKEALKKQLPYININTFLRPNIYRFNGFVSSGRIGNIENDSLSLNILKYYQQTLSEVNSSESGWMSQQKKLQLFLDENLNNPESIEDNWSLLTTPKGKKLTKNLIPWDQIYKRYDNLIKAGEVIIKQIDEEYGMKE; this comes from the coding sequence ATGGCAGAATTAGAAGTAATAAAACATACCAAAAAAATGCATAAAATAGCCACAAACAAGGAGCATACGTTTTTAGAAAAAGTAAAAGAAATTGGTTTAGAGATTTTTATTATTGTTTTTGCCGTTTCCTTATCTATTTGGCTTCATGGATGGAGCGAACACAAACACGAACAGGAACAAGTTAAAAAATTCCTGATCGGACTTAGATCAGATATTAAAGGTGATGTTGCTGATAGTAAAGCTATAGTTAAGCAATATCAGGATTTTGGAAAAACATACGAATATCTTAGCACTTTAGATAAAAACAAACCTTATGAAAAAGAGGCACTAAAGAAACAATTACCATATATTAATATTAATACCTTCTTAAGACCTAATATTTATCGTTTTAATGGTTTTGTGTCTTCTGGCAGAATTGGAAATATCGAGAATGATTCTCTTTCTTTAAATATTCTAAAATACTATCAGCAAACACTTTCGGAAGTAAATTCATCAGAGTCCGGGTGGATGTCACAGCAAAAAAAGTTACAGCTCTTTTTAGACGAAAATTTAAATAATCCGGAAAGCATTGAAGATAATTGGAGCTTATTAACCACTCCTAAAGGAAAAAAATTGACAAAAAATCTAATTCCGTGGGATCAGATTTATAAACGATACGATAACCTAATCAAGGCCGGAGAAGTGATTATCAAACAGATTGATGAAGAATATGGCATGAAAGAATAA
- a CDS encoding HAMP domain-containing sensor histidine kinase: protein MDIRKKITFTYVALSTFSTLLLCIIVFVLFGENNRYHFLKRLEDRAKIVASIHFQNDPEKIKYYSNLKKNGLEELIEEEEFVLKINSANSFDYNTKLNLPNEFYTNILKTGKDYFETDNKYYLGQIFTENNQRYIVIVGARDQKGPTTTIYIVKIMFFGGIGFIFLAFFLGRFLAKRVINPVARITKEVNRISASNLHNRLPEVKNSDEISDLTETFNDMLDRLETSFEIQANFINNASHELKTPITTIIAESEIMLLKEREVPEYIQSLENIYSQASRLGNLTESLLKLTQTGYDGKKQVLDIARIDELLMDVKSDLDQIYPDNRVSIKLNFAPKDSNLLLIPCNKPLLELAINNIITNGVKYSDNNEVFVTLSANQEMIKIAINDIGIGIPPEDIPHLYEPFFRGKVAAKYIGYGLGLPLASKIIRMHDGEIQVQSEQNKGTIVTIIFKKSNSKKANIKNSNVES, encoded by the coding sequence ATGGATATAAGAAAAAAAATTACTTTTACTTATGTAGCACTTTCTACGTTTAGCACACTTTTATTGTGTATTATCGTTTTTGTATTGTTTGGCGAAAATAATCGTTATCATTTCTTAAAACGATTAGAAGACAGAGCTAAAATCGTGGCTTCAATTCATTTTCAAAATGACCCTGAAAAAATAAAATACTACAGTAATCTGAAGAAAAACGGACTGGAAGAACTTATTGAGGAAGAAGAATTTGTTCTTAAAATAAACAGTGCCAATAGTTTTGATTATAACACAAAACTGAATCTGCCAAATGAATTTTATACTAATATTCTAAAAACAGGTAAAGATTATTTTGAAACTGATAATAAATATTATTTAGGACAAATCTTTACAGAGAATAATCAGCGGTATATTGTAATTGTTGGCGCGCGAGATCAAAAAGGCCCAACAACGACAATTTATATTGTAAAAATCATGTTTTTTGGCGGTATAGGATTCATCTTTCTGGCTTTCTTTTTAGGGCGTTTTCTGGCGAAGCGTGTCATTAATCCCGTGGCAAGAATTACCAAAGAAGTAAACAGAATTAGTGCCTCAAACCTGCATAACAGATTACCTGAAGTTAAAAATTCAGACGAAATTTCAGATCTGACCGAGACTTTTAATGATATGTTGGATCGTTTGGAAACCTCTTTTGAAATTCAGGCTAATTTTATCAATAATGCTTCTCATGAATTAAAAACGCCAATAACTACGATTATTGCAGAATCTGAAATTATGCTTCTGAAGGAGAGAGAAGTTCCGGAATACATTCAATCATTAGAGAATATTTACAGTCAGGCTTCGAGATTAGGAAATTTGACCGAAAGCTTGCTAAAACTCACCCAAACTGGTTACGATGGAAAAAAGCAAGTATTAGATATTGCGAGAATCGATGAGTTATTAATGGATGTAAAATCAGATTTAGATCAGATTTATCCGGACAATCGTGTGAGTATCAAACTTAATTTTGCTCCAAAAGATTCTAATTTGCTTTTGATTCCCTGCAATAAACCGCTTTTAGAATTGGCGATAAACAACATTATTACAAACGGAGTTAAATATTCGGATAATAATGAAGTTTTTGTAACGCTTTCGGCGAATCAGGAAATGATTAAAATTGCAATTAACGATATCGGAATTGGGATTCCGCCAGAAGATATCCCGCATTTATATGAACCTTTCTTTAGAGGAAAAGTTGCAGCAAAATATATTGGCTACGGTTTAGGGCTTCCTTTAGCATCTAAAATTATTCGTATGCACGATGGTGAAATTCAGGTACAATCAGAACAGAATAAAGGAACTATTGTAACCATTATTTTTAAAAAGTCAAATAGCAAAAAAGCCAACATTAAAAATTCTAATGTTGAATCTTAG
- the aspA gene encoding aspartate ammonia-lyase, translating into MGSTRKEHDFLGELDIPNHLYYGIQTFRAVENFNITGIPISKEPLFIKALGYVKKAAALANKDCGALDPKIAEAICYGSDQVIAGKFDQEFVSDLIQGGAGTSVNMNANEVIANIGLEYLGHKKGEYNFLHPNNHVNCSQSTNDAYPSAFRIALYLKMESFIKTLEGLEVAFAAKGEEFKSVLKMGRTQLQDAVPMTLGQEFKSYATTIGEDVRRLKEAQSLVLEINMGATAIGTRVNAPEGYPEICVNYLAKEVGIPLTLSPDLIEATVDTGAYVQIMGTLKRTAVKISKICNDLRLLSSGPRTGFNEINLPARQPGSSIMPGKVNPVIPEVVNQTCFYVIGQDLTVTMAAEVGQLQLNVMEPVIAFAMFTSLDYLSNAIQTLIDKCITGITANVDHCYNMVMNSIGIVTQLNPILGYEESASIAGEALKMNKSVHEIVVVERKLITQEKWDEIYSLDNLIHPKFITK; encoded by the coding sequence ATGGGATCAACAAGAAAAGAACATGATTTTTTAGGAGAATTAGATATTCCGAATCATCTGTATTATGGTATCCAAACTTTTAGAGCCGTAGAAAATTTTAATATTACAGGAATTCCAATTTCAAAAGAGCCATTATTTATCAAAGCTTTAGGTTATGTAAAAAAAGCCGCAGCTTTGGCCAATAAAGATTGTGGCGCGCTTGATCCAAAAATTGCCGAAGCGATTTGTTACGGAAGCGATCAGGTAATTGCTGGTAAATTTGATCAGGAATTTGTAAGCGATTTGATTCAGGGTGGAGCAGGAACATCGGTGAATATGAATGCAAACGAGGTAATCGCAAACATTGGTTTAGAATATCTTGGACATAAAAAAGGAGAATATAATTTTCTGCATCCAAACAATCATGTAAACTGTTCACAATCTACAAACGATGCTTATCCGTCGGCTTTTAGAATTGCCCTTTACTTGAAAATGGAAAGTTTCATCAAAACATTAGAAGGTTTAGAAGTCGCTTTTGCAGCAAAAGGAGAAGAGTTTAAAAGCGTTCTGAAAATGGGAAGAACACAGTTGCAAGACGCCGTTCCGATGACTTTAGGGCAGGAATTTAAATCTTATGCCACAACAATTGGGGAAGATGTTCGAAGATTAAAAGAAGCTCAAAGTTTGGTTTTAGAAATCAATATGGGAGCAACAGCAATTGGAACAAGAGTAAATGCACCAGAAGGATATCCTGAAATTTGCGTGAATTATTTAGCTAAAGAAGTGGGTATTCCGTTAACGCTTTCACCAGACTTAATTGAAGCTACTGTTGATACCGGCGCTTATGTTCAAATTATGGGAACTTTGAAAAGAACAGCGGTAAAAATCTCTAAAATTTGTAATGATTTAAGATTGTTGAGTTCAGGGCCAAGAACTGGTTTTAACGAAATCAATTTGCCGGCGCGTCAGCCAGGATCTTCTATCATGCCAGGAAAAGTAAATCCGGTAATTCCGGAGGTTGTAAATCAAACTTGTTTTTATGTAATTGGACAGGATTTAACAGTTACAATGGCAGCAGAAGTGGGTCAATTACAGCTAAATGTAATGGAGCCGGTTATTGCTTTTGCAATGTTTACATCACTGGATTATCTTTCAAATGCAATTCAGACTTTAATTGATAAATGTATTACAGGAATTACAGCAAATGTTGATCACTGTTATAATATGGTCATGAATAGCATTGGAATCGTGACTCAACTAAACCCAATTTTGGGTTACGAAGAAAGTGCAAGTATTGCAGGTGAAGCTTTAAAAATGAATAAAAGTGTACATGAAATTGTTGTAGTCGAAAGAAAACTAATTACACAGGAAAAATGGGACGAGATTTATTCGTTAGATAATCTAATTCATCCTAAGTTTATTACGAAATAA
- a CDS encoding pentapeptide repeat-containing protein, which yields MKKESEYFLDKEYTTKTYGRDDLNFKDFECCIFNNCNFSACTFLAVTFIDCVFNDCIFNEAKINYVAFRTATFNRCEIKEVNFAMCDKLIFEVHFYDCILDFSKFYTLKIKGTTFTNCSLIAVDFMATDLTSVLFDNCDLYRSEFDKAIANKADFKTSYNYTIDPSKTKLKKAVFALKELKGLLFKHDVIVS from the coding sequence TTGAAAAAAGAGTCTGAATATTTCCTTGATAAAGAATATACTACCAAAACTTATGGTAGAGACGATCTTAATTTTAAGGATTTTGAATGCTGTATTTTTAATAATTGTAATTTTTCTGCCTGTACTTTTTTAGCCGTTACTTTTATTGATTGCGTTTTTAATGACTGCATTTTTAATGAAGCAAAAATTAATTATGTAGCTTTTAGAACGGCAACTTTTAACCGTTGTGAGATCAAAGAAGTGAATTTTGCAATGTGCGACAAACTCATTTTTGAAGTTCATTTTTATGATTGCATTCTGGATTTTTCGAAGTTTTATACCTTAAAAATAAAAGGAACTACATTTACCAATTGCAGTTTAATTGCGGTAGATTTTATGGCAACAGATCTTACAAGTGTTTTGTTTGATAATTGTGATTTATATCGCTCTGAATTTGACAAAGCCATCGCCAACAAAGCTGATTTTAAAACAAGTTACAATTACACCATTGATCCCTCAAAAACTAAACTGAAGAAAGCTGTTTTTGCTTTGAAAGAATTGAAAGGATTGCTGTTTAAGCATGATGTGATTGTGAGTTAA
- a CDS encoding response regulator transcription factor yields MKLLIVEDEPNLLSILRKGFAENNNEVSVALDGKTALEMMHNYDFDVVILDVMLPDINGIEICRRLRAGKNFVPVLLLTALGTSENIVTGLNAGADDYLVKPFKFGELDARVNALNRRANQDTEKVDTIVISDLEINGKAKSVKRDGESIILTAKEFKLLYYLAKNSGRIVSRDQILDNVWDINFDMNTNVVDVYITYLRKKIDKPFKTKLIHTMKGLGYILKP; encoded by the coding sequence ATGAAATTACTTATAGTCGAAGACGAACCAAATCTTTTATCGATTTTACGAAAGGGTTTTGCCGAAAACAATAATGAAGTAAGCGTGGCTCTTGACGGTAAAACAGCTCTCGAAATGATGCATAATTATGATTTTGATGTTGTGATCTTAGACGTAATGCTGCCGGATATCAACGGAATCGAAATTTGCAGAAGACTGCGTGCCGGCAAGAATTTTGTGCCCGTTTTGCTTTTGACAGCGCTGGGAACTTCAGAGAATATTGTGACGGGATTAAATGCCGGTGCCGACGATTATTTGGTAAAACCTTTTAAATTTGGAGAACTTGATGCAAGGGTAAATGCCTTAAACCGAAGAGCAAATCAGGATACCGAGAAAGTTGATACTATTGTAATTAGTGATTTGGAAATAAACGGAAAAGCTAAATCTGTAAAAAGAGATGGAGAATCGATTATTTTAACCGCAAAAGAGTTCAAATTACTGTATTATTTGGCAAAAAACAGTGGCAGAATTGTATCTCGCGATCAGATTTTAGACAATGTGTGGGATATTAATTTTGACATGAATACCAATGTTGTCGACGTTTACATCACATATTTGCGAAAAAAAATAGACAAACCTTTTAAGACTAAACTTATTCATACCATGAAAGGTTTAGGTTATATTTTAAAGCCATAA